One stretch of Streptomyces sp. A2-16 DNA includes these proteins:
- a CDS encoding RDD family protein, with translation MDKRDAIGSWLSGPRAAAENAGVDFGYRGQQLGLPEEGPGSIARPGRRLGALAVDWAMSVLIASQLITQRYGDPATSNWALLVFFLMGVLTVGTIGFTPGKRLFGLRVVALDTGRVNPARALLRTVLLCLAVPALIWDRDGRGLHDRLARTVEVRI, from the coding sequence GTGGACAAGAGGGATGCAATCGGATCATGGCTCTCCGGCCCCCGCGCGGCCGCCGAGAACGCCGGTGTCGACTTCGGATACCGCGGACAGCAGCTCGGCCTGCCGGAGGAGGGGCCGGGGTCGATCGCCCGCCCCGGGCGGCGGCTCGGCGCACTAGCCGTGGACTGGGCGATGAGCGTCCTGATTGCATCCCAGCTCATCACGCAGCGCTACGGCGACCCGGCGACCTCGAACTGGGCGCTGCTGGTGTTCTTCCTGATGGGCGTCCTCACGGTCGGCACCATCGGCTTCACCCCGGGCAAGCGCCTCTTCGGCCTGCGGGTGGTCGCCCTCGACACCGGCCGTGTGAATCCGGCCCGCGCCCTGCTCCGCACGGTCCTGCTCTGCCTCGCCGTCCCGGCCCTGATCTGGGACCGCGACGGCCGGGGCCTGCACGACCGGCTGGCGAGGACCGTGGAGGTACGGATCTGA
- the htpX gene encoding zinc metalloprotease HtpX translates to MRSRFRSDRRLTVRMTVTMFLLGLLYVAFFAALIVLLKSWLLVVGLIAVMFVAQFWFSDKIAMFAMRGRVVGPVEYPELHAVVDRLCAIADMPKPVVAVSTMDMPNAFATGRNPDNAVVCVTTGLLDRLDPAELEGVLAHELSHVAHKDVAVITIASFLGVIAGLIVRFAFYSQLFGGRKDQNTAVLFAAVMGVSAAVYALSFLLIRALSRYRELAADRAAAHLTGRPSALASALTKVSGDIARIPTKDLRTAQAFNAFYFTPATGKEPGIERIFSTHPSLEQRLDQLGRISTELGEPVEPGKAG, encoded by the coding sequence ATGCGGAGTCGTTTCCGGAGCGACCGGCGACTGACCGTGCGGATGACGGTCACTATGTTCCTGCTCGGGTTGCTGTACGTGGCCTTCTTCGCCGCGTTGATCGTGTTGCTGAAGTCCTGGTTGCTGGTCGTGGGCCTGATCGCCGTGATGTTCGTGGCGCAGTTCTGGTTCTCCGACAAGATCGCGATGTTCGCCATGCGCGGGCGGGTCGTGGGGCCGGTGGAGTATCCCGAACTGCACGCCGTGGTCGACCGGCTGTGCGCCATCGCGGACATGCCCAAGCCCGTCGTCGCGGTGTCCACGATGGACATGCCGAACGCGTTCGCCACCGGGCGGAACCCGGACAACGCCGTGGTGTGCGTGACCACCGGGCTGCTCGACCGGCTGGACCCCGCCGAACTGGAGGGCGTCCTCGCGCACGAGCTGTCGCACGTGGCGCACAAGGACGTCGCCGTGATCACCATCGCCTCGTTCCTGGGCGTGATCGCCGGCCTGATCGTGCGGTTCGCCTTCTACAGCCAGCTGTTCGGCGGCCGGAAGGACCAGAACACCGCTGTGCTCTTCGCCGCCGTGATGGGCGTCTCGGCGGCCGTGTACGCGCTCAGCTTCCTGCTGATCAGGGCACTGTCCCGGTACCGCGAACTGGCGGCGGACCGGGCGGCGGCCCATCTCACCGGCCGGCCCTCCGCCCTGGCCTCCGCGCTCACCAAGGTCTCCGGGGACATCGCCCGCATCCCCACCAAGGACCTGCGGACCGCCCAGGCCTTCAACGCCTTCTACTTCACCCCGGCCACCGGCAAGGAGCCCGGCATCGAGCGGATCTTCTCGACCCACCCCTCGCTGGAACAGCGGCTGGATCAACTGGGGCGGATCTCCACGGAGCTGGGTGAGCCGGTGGAGCCCGGGAAGGCGGGCTGA
- a CDS encoding lipase family protein: protein MKKSALVTALAALTAALLGSGGLVSEAPRASAAAACTAADPDVYTPPATVPATPGTVLACRSVTLSQVPGSIAMSAWKVLYSSTDNQGRPAAVSGTLAVPSAPWTGAGPRPVVAFHPGTLGLGPQCAFSKQLAGAFQDEYEGDNVAALLKAGYAVAATDGPGYLDGRTHRYVAGTDSGHALLDIARAAPAVPGSGLSRQARVGLWGYSEGGAASLWAAQLAAGYAPELKVVGDASGGIPGDLRQVAAALDGGAFSGFLADAAVGIQAAYPALPLDSLLNDQGRQAVRTAKSVCLVGTVTALAGRSIKDLTTAGLTLDQLYRQRGSDGRTWGEVLDAQKLGVDLGTYKITFPVLQYRGALDEVIPTATEDAVRAAYCAAGVSTGWKIYPGDHLLADNQAVGDVVSWLGDRFAGKAARSDC, encoded by the coding sequence ATGAAGAAATCCGCCCTCGTCACCGCCCTCGCCGCCCTCACCGCCGCTCTGCTGGGCAGTGGCGGCCTCGTCTCCGAAGCGCCCCGGGCCTCCGCCGCGGCCGCCTGCACGGCCGCCGACCCGGACGTCTACACGCCTCCCGCCACCGTGCCTGCCACCCCGGGCACCGTGCTGGCCTGCCGTTCCGTCACGCTGAGCCAGGTGCCGGGAAGTATCGCGATGTCCGCCTGGAAAGTCCTCTACAGCTCCACCGACAACCAGGGCCGGCCCGCCGCCGTATCCGGCACCCTCGCCGTCCCCTCGGCGCCCTGGACCGGCGCGGGCCCCCGTCCCGTCGTCGCCTTCCACCCCGGCACTCTCGGCCTCGGCCCCCAGTGCGCCTTCTCCAAGCAACTCGCCGGAGCCTTCCAGGACGAGTACGAGGGCGACAACGTCGCCGCCCTGCTCAAGGCCGGGTACGCCGTCGCCGCGACCGACGGCCCCGGCTACCTCGACGGCCGGACGCACCGCTATGTCGCCGGCACCGACTCGGGGCACGCCCTGCTCGACATCGCCCGCGCCGCCCCCGCCGTACCGGGCAGCGGACTGTCCCGGCAGGCCCGCGTCGGGCTGTGGGGCTACTCCGAGGGCGGTGCGGCCAGCCTGTGGGCGGCCCAGCTGGCGGCGGGCTACGCGCCCGAGCTCAAGGTGGTCGGGGACGCCTCCGGCGGCATCCCGGGCGACCTCAGGCAGGTGGCGGCCGCGCTCGACGGCGGCGCCTTCTCCGGCTTCCTCGCCGACGCGGCCGTCGGCATCCAGGCCGCCTACCCCGCCCTGCCCCTCGACTCGCTCCTCAACGACCAGGGCCGCCAGGCCGTGCGGACCGCCAAGTCCGTGTGTCTCGTCGGCACCGTCACCGCCCTCGCGGGCAGGAGCATCAAGGACCTCACCACCGCCGGACTCACCCTCGACCAGCTCTACCGGCAGCGCGGCAGCGACGGCCGCACCTGGGGCGAGGTCCTGGACGCCCAGAAACTCGGGGTGGACCTCGGAACGTACAAGATCACCTTCCCGGTCCTGCAGTACCGCGGAGCCCTCGACGAGGTCATCCCCACCGCCACCGAGGACGCCGTCCGCGCCGCCTACTGCGCCGCGGGCGTGAGCACCGGCTGGAAGATCTACCCCGGCGACCATCTCCTCGCCGACAACCAGGCCGTCGGCGACGTCGTCTCCTGGCTCGGCGACCGGTTCGCGGGAAAGGCGGCCCGGAGCGACTGCTGA
- a CDS encoding winged helix DNA-binding domain-containing protein, producing the protein MGDGERYIGVDERRARLAVRHQLAAGARAGSPEEVAGALVALHGSDPATVYLAVGARLVDPARTVAETERALYEDRSLVRMHGMRHTVFAFPTELTAVVHASTGVTVAARERDKLIKDMAKAGAPDATWLKEVEESALVALARRGQATASELAEDEPRLREQFAYAAGKSYEGVHTVGSRLLRVLGVEGKVVRGRPLGSWISTQFRWAVAPPHPELDVAVAQAGLLRHWLTVCGPATEADLKWWTGWKVTDVRRALTAIRAERVSVDEGPAYVVEGDAGPLAGPVEPWAALLPGLDPTAMGWQQRDWYLAPSLRPALFDRSGNVGPTVWWNGRVVGGWGQRPDGEIVWRLLDTEGVGREAEAAIAVEAERLGSWVGTTRVTPRFRVPLEKELAGPAD; encoded by the coding sequence ATGGGTGACGGGGAGCGGTACATCGGGGTGGACGAGCGGCGGGCTCGGCTGGCAGTGCGGCATCAGCTGGCCGCGGGAGCTCGTGCGGGCAGCCCCGAGGAGGTGGCCGGCGCCCTGGTCGCGTTGCACGGGTCCGATCCCGCGACCGTGTATCTGGCGGTCGGCGCGCGGCTCGTGGACCCGGCCCGGACCGTCGCCGAGACGGAGCGGGCGCTGTACGAGGACCGTTCGCTGGTGCGGATGCACGGGATGCGGCACACCGTGTTCGCGTTCCCGACCGAGCTCACCGCGGTCGTGCACGCCTCGACCGGTGTCACCGTCGCCGCCCGTGAACGGGACAAGCTCATCAAGGACATGGCGAAGGCCGGTGCCCCGGACGCGACCTGGCTGAAGGAGGTCGAGGAGTCGGCGCTGGTCGCGCTCGCCCGGCGCGGTCAGGCGACGGCATCGGAGCTCGCCGAGGACGAACCGCGGCTGCGGGAGCAGTTCGCGTACGCGGCCGGGAAGAGCTACGAGGGCGTCCACACCGTCGGGAGCCGCCTGCTGAGGGTCCTCGGTGTGGAGGGCAAGGTGGTCCGCGGGCGGCCGCTCGGCTCCTGGATCTCCACGCAGTTCCGCTGGGCGGTGGCACCCCCGCATCCGGAGCTGGACGTGGCCGTGGCCCAGGCGGGGTTGTTGCGGCACTGGCTGACCGTGTGCGGTCCCGCCACCGAGGCCGACCTGAAGTGGTGGACGGGCTGGAAGGTGACCGACGTCCGCCGCGCGCTCACGGCGATCCGTGCGGAGCGGGTGAGCGTGGACGAGGGTCCGGCCTACGTCGTCGAGGGCGACGCCGGCCCGCTCGCGGGGCCCGTGGAGCCCTGGGCCGCCCTGCTGCCGGGCCTCGACCCGACGGCGATGGGCTGGCAGCAGCGGGACTGGTATCTGGCGCCGTCGCTGCGGCCCGCGCTGTTCGACCGGAGCGGCAACGTGGGACCGACGGTGTGGTGGAACGGCCGGGTGGTGGGCGGCTGGGGCCAGCGGCCGGACGGGGAGATCGTCTGGCGGCTGCTGGACACGGAGGGCGTGGGGCGCGAGGCCGAGGCGGCCATCGCCGTGGAGGCGGAGCGCCTCGGGAGTTGGGTGGGGACCACCCGGGTGACACCGCGGTTCCGGGTCCCGCTGGAGAAGGAGCTGGCCGGACCCGCGGACTGA
- the lipB gene encoding lipoyl(octanoyl) transferase LipB, with product MSGLRFVRMGFGADAVEYQVAWDEQRRVHAARFEDEVPDTVLLLEHPPVYTAGRRTADNERPLDGTPVIDVDRGGKITWHGPGQLVGYPIQKLPRPVDVVAHVRRLEEALIRTCAEFGLETTRVEGRSGVWVLGDPVEQRPALGGLSLDFDPRLTDEEFDPRLNGPEYAPSNAGQRREDRKIAAIGIRVAKGVTMHGFALNVNPDNKWFDRIIPCGIRDAGVASLANELGRDVTIAEVLPVVERHLKDVLENADLRPRVIEKTPAA from the coding sequence CGCGGTCGAGTACCAGGTGGCCTGGGACGAGCAGCGCCGGGTGCATGCGGCGCGGTTCGAGGACGAGGTCCCCGACACGGTCCTGCTGCTCGAACACCCCCCTGTCTATACGGCGGGCCGGCGCACCGCGGACAACGAGCGCCCCCTCGACGGCACTCCGGTCATCGACGTCGACCGCGGCGGCAAGATCACCTGGCACGGACCGGGCCAGCTGGTGGGCTACCCGATCCAGAAGCTCCCGCGCCCGGTGGACGTGGTGGCGCACGTACGGCGCCTGGAGGAGGCCCTGATCCGCACCTGCGCGGAGTTCGGCCTCGAGACCACCCGGGTCGAGGGCCGCAGCGGCGTATGGGTCCTCGGCGACCCGGTCGAGCAGCGTCCGGCCCTCGGCGGGCTCTCCCTGGACTTCGACCCCCGGCTCACGGACGAGGAGTTCGACCCGCGTCTGAACGGCCCGGAGTACGCCCCGTCCAACGCGGGCCAGCGCCGCGAGGACCGCAAGATCGCGGCGATCGGCATCCGCGTCGCCAAGGGCGTGACGATGCACGGCTTCGCGCTGAACGTGAACCCGGACAACAAGTGGTTCGACCGGATCATCCCGTGCGGCATCCGCGACGCGGGGGTCGCCTCCCTCGCGAACGAACTCGGCCGGGACGTGACCATCGCCGAGGTCCTGCCGGTCGTCGAGCGGCACCTGAAGGACGTACTGGAGAACGCGGACCTCAGGCCGAGGGTGATCGAGAAGACACCTGCGGCCTGA
- a CDS encoding DUF4191 domain-containing protein, with protein MARSDSAADAANPGRLKQIALTYKMTRKADKTIGLVLAGVFILILGVFLAIGFLIGHPVYLGILGFLLAFLGTAIVFGRRAERAAFGQMEGQPGAAAAVLDNIGRGWTTTPAVAMNRSQDVVHRAVGKAGIVLVAEGNPNRVKGLLAAEKRKMNRIVADVPVHDIVVGTGEGQVPLKKVRTTMLKLPRVLTGPQVTATNDRLRAMGDLMSNMPLPKGPMPKGMKLPKGGGKAR; from the coding sequence ATGGCGAGAAGTGACAGTGCGGCGGATGCCGCGAACCCCGGGCGACTGAAGCAGATCGCCCTGACGTACAAGATGACCCGCAAGGCCGACAAGACGATCGGCCTGGTGCTCGCGGGTGTCTTCATCCTCATCCTCGGTGTCTTTCTCGCGATCGGTTTCCTGATCGGTCACCCGGTCTACCTCGGCATCCTGGGCTTCCTGCTCGCCTTCCTCGGGACGGCGATCGTGTTCGGGCGCCGCGCCGAGCGGGCCGCGTTCGGGCAGATGGAAGGCCAGCCGGGTGCCGCCGCGGCCGTACTGGACAACATCGGCCGAGGCTGGACGACCACCCCCGCGGTGGCGATGAACCGCAGCCAGGACGTGGTGCACCGGGCCGTCGGCAAGGCCGGCATCGTCCTGGTCGCCGAGGGCAACCCGAACCGGGTCAAGGGCCTGCTGGCCGCCGAGAAGCGGAAGATGAACCGGATCGTCGCGGACGTGCCGGTGCACGACATCGTCGTGGGCACGGGCGAGGGCCAGGTCCCCCTGAAGAAGGTGCGGACCACGATGCTGAAGCTGCCGCGCGTGCTGACCGGCCCCCAGGTGACCGCCACCAACGACCGTCTGCGGGCGATGGGCGACCTGATGAGCAACATGCCGCTGCCGAAGGGCCCGATGCCCAAGGGCATGAAGCTGCCGAAGGGCGGCGGCAAGGCACGCTGA
- a CDS encoding DUF2252 domain-containing protein has protein sequence MITPGTPQDRARAARKRVSRSAHAVWIPSVDRPDPVAVLERQGRDRLPELLPIRYGRMSASPFAFLRGAAAVMAADLAAQPHTGLTVQLCGDAHLLNFGLYASPERSLLFDLNDFDETFPGPFEWDVKRLAASVAVASRENGHSEAKAHRAAAETVTAYRTAMRRLAPLGELEVWYAKVDADSLLPLVRSDRHRRRVESSLTRARRRTSLQALGKLTEVVDGRRRIITDPPLLEPAGAPDMAGLRKIFSDYRSTLSEERRLLLDRYRFVDAARKVVGVGSVGMRCFIVLLAGRDADDPLFLQIKEARTSVLEQHLPQGPYVHPGRRVVVGQRLLQSASDIFLGWMSGPQGRAYYWRQLRDMKGSADVAGMPPADLRAYARLCGTTLARAHARSGDRAAIAAYLGGADTFDQAVADFALAYAARTTSDHATLCAAIAAGVVRAAPGE, from the coding sequence ATGATCACCCCCGGCACACCGCAGGACCGCGCCCGCGCCGCCCGCAAACGTGTCTCCCGCTCCGCCCACGCCGTCTGGATCCCCTCCGTCGACCGCCCCGACCCCGTCGCCGTACTGGAGCGCCAGGGCCGCGACCGCCTTCCGGAGCTGCTGCCGATCCGGTACGGCAGGATGTCGGCCTCCCCCTTCGCCTTCCTGCGCGGCGCGGCCGCCGTGATGGCCGCCGATCTCGCCGCCCAGCCCCACACCGGCCTCACCGTGCAGCTCTGCGGCGACGCCCACCTGCTCAACTTCGGTCTGTACGCCTCCCCGGAACGCTCCCTCCTCTTCGACCTCAACGACTTCGACGAGACCTTCCCCGGCCCGTTCGAGTGGGACGTGAAACGGCTCGCCGCGAGCGTCGCGGTCGCTTCCCGCGAGAACGGGCACAGCGAGGCCAAGGCCCACCGGGCGGCCGCGGAGACGGTCACCGCGTACCGCACGGCCATGCGACGGCTGGCCCCCCTGGGCGAGCTGGAGGTCTGGTACGCGAAGGTCGACGCCGACAGCCTGCTGCCCCTCGTCCGCTCCGACCGGCACCGCCGGCGCGTGGAGTCCAGCCTCACCCGCGCCCGCCGCCGCACCAGCCTCCAGGCCCTCGGCAAGCTGACGGAGGTCGTCGACGGCCGCCGCCGCATCATCACCGACCCGCCGCTCCTCGAACCGGCCGGCGCCCCCGACATGGCCGGCCTGCGCAAGATCTTCAGCGACTACCGCTCCACGCTCTCCGAGGAACGCCGACTGCTCCTGGACCGCTACCGCTTCGTCGACGCGGCCCGCAAGGTCGTCGGCGTCGGAAGCGTCGGCATGCGCTGCTTCATCGTGCTGCTGGCCGGACGGGACGCCGACGACCCCCTGTTCCTGCAGATCAAGGAGGCCCGGACGTCCGTACTCGAACAACATCTCCCGCAGGGCCCGTACGTCCACCCCGGCCGCCGTGTGGTGGTCGGTCAGCGTCTGCTCCAGTCGGCGAGCGACATCTTCCTGGGCTGGATGAGCGGACCGCAGGGACGGGCCTACTACTGGCGCCAACTGCGCGACATGAAGGGCTCCGCGGACGTGGCCGGCATGCCCCCGGCCGACCTCAGGGCCTACGCCCGCCTCTGCGGCACCACTCTGGCGCGCGCCCACGCCCGCTCCGGCGACCGCGCCGCCATCGCCGCGTACCTGGGCGGCGCCGACACCTTCGACCAGGCGGTCGCCGACTTCGCACTCGCCTACGCCGCCCGCACCACGAGCGACCACGCGACCCTGTGCGCCGCCATCGCGGCGGGCGTGGTCCGGGCGGCCCCGGGCGAATGA
- the glnA gene encoding type I glutamate--ammonia ligase, whose product MFQNADEAKKFIADEDVKFVDVRFCDLPGVMQHFTLPVEAFDPDEELAFDGSSIRGFQAIHESDMALRADLSTARVDSFRRDKTLNINFFIHDPITGEQYSRDPRNVAKKAEAYLASTGIADTAYFGPEAEFYVFDSVRFATSSNESFYHIDSEAGAWNTGALEDNRGYKVRYKGGYFPVPPVDHFADLRAEISLELAKSGLQVERQHHEVGTAGQAEINYKFNTLLAAADDLQLFKYIVKNVAWRNGKTATFMPKPIFGDNGSGMHVHQSLWAGGSPLFYDEAGYAGLSDTARYYIGGILKHAPSLLAFTNPTVNSYHRLVPGFEAPINLVYSQRNRSAAMRIPITGSNPKAKRVEFRAPDSSGNPYLAFSALLLAGLDGIKNKIEPAEPIDKDLYELAPEEHANVAQVPTSLPAVLNSLEADHEFLLQGDVFTPDLIETWIDFKRTNEIAPLQLRPHPHEFELYFDV is encoded by the coding sequence ATGTTCCAGAACGCCGACGAGGCCAAGAAGTTCATCGCGGACGAGGACGTCAAGTTCGTCGACGTCCGATTCTGCGACCTGCCGGGCGTCATGCAGCACTTCACGCTGCCCGTCGAGGCGTTCGACCCGGACGAGGAGCTCGCGTTCGACGGTTCGTCGATCCGTGGTTTCCAGGCCATCCACGAGTCCGACATGGCGCTGCGCGCGGACCTGTCGACCGCCCGGGTCGACTCCTTCCGCCGCGACAAGACGCTGAACATCAACTTCTTCATCCACGACCCGATCACCGGCGAGCAGTACAGCCGTGACCCGCGGAACGTGGCGAAGAAGGCCGAGGCCTACCTCGCCTCCACCGGGATCGCCGACACCGCGTACTTCGGCCCCGAGGCCGAGTTCTACGTGTTCGACAGCGTGCGTTTCGCCACCTCGTCGAACGAGTCCTTCTACCACATCGACTCCGAGGCGGGCGCCTGGAACACCGGTGCGCTGGAGGACAACCGCGGTTACAAGGTCCGCTACAAGGGCGGCTACTTCCCGGTCCCGCCAGTCGACCACTTCGCCGACCTGCGTGCCGAGATCTCCCTGGAGCTGGCCAAGTCCGGCCTCCAGGTCGAGCGCCAGCACCACGAGGTCGGCACCGCCGGCCAGGCCGAGATCAACTACAAGTTCAACACGCTGCTCGCCGCGGCCGATGACCTCCAGCTCTTCAAGTACATCGTGAAGAACGTGGCCTGGCGCAACGGCAAGACCGCGACCTTCATGCCGAAGCCGATCTTCGGCGACAACGGCTCGGGCATGCACGTCCACCAGTCCCTGTGGGCCGGCGGCTCCCCGCTCTTCTACGACGAGGCCGGTTACGCGGGCCTGTCGGACACCGCCCGCTACTACATCGGCGGCATCCTCAAGCACGCCCCGTCGCTGCTGGCCTTCACCAACCCGACGGTGAACTCGTACCACCGTCTGGTGCCGGGCTTCGAGGCGCCGATCAACCTGGTGTACTCGCAGCGCAACCGCTCCGCGGCCATGCGCATCCCGATCACGGGCTCCAACCCGAAGGCCAAGCGCGTCGAGTTCCGTGCGCCCGACTCCTCCGGCAACCCGTACCTCGCCTTCTCGGCCCTGCTGCTCGCGGGCCTCGACGGCATCAAGAACAAGATCGAGCCGGCCGAGCCGATCGACAAGGACCTGTACGAGCTGGCTCCCGAGGAGCACGCGAACGTCGCCCAGGTCCCGACCTCCCTCCCGGCGGTCCTCAACTCCCTCGAGGCCGACCACGAGTTCCTCCTCCAGGGCGACGTCTTCACGCCGGACCTGATCGAGACGTGGATCGACTTCAAGCGGACGAACGAGATCGCCCCGCTGCAGCTGCGTCCGCACCCGCACGAGTTCGAGCTGTACTTCGACGTGTGA
- a CDS encoding alpha/beta fold hydrolase has product MLEPFTQEHAGERLRGGYGGRPATAVSATAVSPTAVLLHGAGSGSKERLLPLLDEFVAHGCRALAFDFSGHGESSGKLAELSLRRRFEQAVAVIDARVPADGPLVLVGFSMSGQTVADLARHYGERVMALGLCAPAVYGEEAWDLPFGRGDGRFSEVIRRPDSWRSSPALEVLRAYEGRAVLVVPGTDAVIPPAVTEAVQEALAFRSQFTRLELPEAEHRLGQWLHDHPADRRELVSALLTGLGDRGWTATEGWVAKRLPAGRSVVDSGFLSGGWSSQMRGLALDDGTELVLRSFVKPFFRHHAPGLLGREASVLALLAAVDGVPAPRLVAVDPTAEHCDHPSLLMSRLPGRVRVDEEDMEERLDLLAAQLVRIHRVVPEERPRTYQAWTGPERVRGVHGPLWERAVDVLRRDPPPYEGCFLHRDFHPGNVLFTGAGAGLRVSGVVDWVETSWGPADLDVAHCSTALALLHGPEHGLAFRQRYEAHGGRRLADGPDHLYWRLLDALAYCPDAAKLAGPWRELGRTELTSEVLSGRLEVYVRELVERYG; this is encoded by the coding sequence ATGCTCGAGCCCTTCACCCAGGAACACGCCGGTGAGCGCCTTCGTGGCGGGTACGGCGGCCGCCCGGCGACGGCCGTGTCGGCGACCGCGGTGTCCCCGACCGCCGTCCTGCTGCACGGAGCAGGCAGCGGCAGCAAGGAGCGACTCCTGCCGCTGCTCGACGAGTTCGTGGCCCACGGCTGTCGTGCGCTCGCCTTCGACTTCTCGGGGCACGGTGAAAGCTCCGGGAAACTCGCCGAGTTGAGCCTGCGCCGCCGGTTCGAGCAGGCGGTCGCCGTGATCGACGCGCGGGTTCCGGCGGACGGGCCGCTGGTGCTGGTCGGGTTCAGCATGAGCGGGCAGACGGTGGCGGACCTCGCCCGCCACTACGGCGAGCGGGTTATGGCGCTGGGGCTGTGCGCGCCCGCCGTGTACGGGGAAGAGGCCTGGGACCTGCCGTTCGGCCGGGGGGACGGGCGCTTCAGCGAGGTCATCCGGCGGCCGGACAGCTGGCGGAGCTCCCCCGCCCTGGAGGTGCTGCGGGCGTACGAGGGGCGGGCGGTGCTCGTCGTACCCGGCACGGATGCGGTGATCCCGCCGGCGGTCACCGAGGCCGTGCAGGAGGCACTGGCCTTCCGGTCCCAGTTCACGCGCCTCGAACTGCCCGAGGCCGAGCACCGGTTGGGGCAGTGGCTGCACGATCATCCCGCCGACCGGCGGGAGTTGGTGTCCGCGCTGCTGACCGGGCTCGGCGACCGGGGGTGGACGGCGACCGAGGGCTGGGTGGCCAAGCGGCTCCCGGCGGGCCGTTCGGTCGTCGACTCGGGCTTTCTGTCCGGGGGGTGGAGCTCCCAGATGCGCGGGCTCGCCCTCGACGACGGCACCGAGCTGGTCCTGCGGTCGTTCGTGAAGCCCTTCTTCCGGCACCACGCCCCCGGTCTGCTGGGCCGCGAGGCGTCGGTCCTGGCGCTGCTCGCCGCCGTCGACGGCGTCCCGGCCCCCCGGCTCGTCGCCGTGGACCCCACCGCCGAGCACTGCGACCATCCCTCGCTGTTGATGTCCCGGCTGCCGGGACGGGTGCGGGTCGACGAGGAGGACATGGAGGAGCGGCTGGATCTCCTGGCGGCCCAACTCGTACGGATCCACCGGGTCGTTCCCGAGGAGCGGCCGCGCACCTACCAGGCGTGGACGGGGCCGGAGAGGGTCCGAGGGGTCCACGGCCCGCTGTGGGAGCGGGCCGTGGACGTGCTCCGCCGGGACCCGCCGCCGTACGAGGGATGCTTTCTGCACCGGGACTTCCATCCCGGGAACGTGCTGTTCACCGGGGCGGGCGCCGGGCTGCGGGTCAGCGGGGTGGTCGACTGGGTGGAGACCTCCTGGGGTCCCGCCGACCTGGATGTCGCGCACTGCTCGACGGCCCTCGCCCTGCTGCACGGACCCGAACACGGGCTCGCCTTCCGGCAGCGGTACGAGGCGCACGGCGGGCGTCGGCTCGCGGACGGGCCGGACCACCTGTACTGGCGGCTCCTCGACGCGCTCGCCTACTGCCCCGACGCGGCGAAGCTCGCCGGGCCGTGGCGCGAACTCGGCCGCACCGAGCTGACGTCGGAGGTGTTGAGCGGGCGGCTGGAGGTCTATGTGCGGGAGTTGGTGGAGCGGTACGGGTGA
- the lipA gene encoding lipoyl synthase yields the protein MSAVAPDGRKMLRLEVRNAQTPIERKPEWIKTRAKMGPEYTAMQKLVKSEGLHTVCQEAGCPNIYECWEDREATFLIGGDQCTRRCDFCQIDTGKPEALDRDEPRRVGESVVTMDLNYATITGVARDDLEDGGAWLYAETVRQIHEQTSAREAGRTKVELLAPDFNAVPELLQQVFESRPEVFAHNVETVPRIFKRIRPGFRYERSLKVITEARDFGLVTKSNLILGMGETREEVSEALQQLHDAGCELVTITQYLRPSVRHHPVERWVKPQEFVELKEEAEQIGFSGVMSGPLVRSSYRAGRLYQMAVEKRGAYVASQAV from the coding sequence GTGTCCGCAGTCGCACCCGACGGACGCAAGATGCTGCGCCTGGAGGTCCGCAACGCTCAGACCCCCATCGAGCGCAAGCCCGAGTGGATCAAGACCCGGGCGAAAATGGGTCCCGAGTACACCGCCATGCAGAAGCTCGTGAAGAGCGAGGGTCTGCACACGGTCTGCCAGGAAGCCGGCTGTCCCAACATCTACGAGTGCTGGGAGGACCGCGAGGCGACCTTCCTCATCGGCGGCGACCAGTGCACCCGGCGCTGCGACTTCTGCCAGATCGACACCGGCAAGCCCGAGGCCCTCGACCGGGACGAGCCGCGCCGCGTGGGCGAGTCCGTGGTCACCATGGACCTCAACTACGCCACCATCACCGGCGTCGCCCGCGACGACCTGGAGGACGGCGGCGCCTGGCTGTACGCCGAGACGGTCCGCCAGATCCACGAGCAGACGTCCGCTCGTGAGGCCGGCCGCACCAAGGTCGAGCTTCTCGCCCCCGACTTCAACGCCGTGCCGGAGCTGCTCCAGCAGGTCTTCGAGTCCCGCCCCGAGGTCTTCGCGCACAACGTCGAGACGGTCCCGCGGATCTTCAAGCGGATCCGCCCCGGCTTCCGCTACGAGCGCTCCCTGAAGGTCATCACCGAGGCCCGCGACTTCGGCCTGGTGACCAAGTCCAACCTGATCCTCGGCATGGGCGAGACCCGCGAGGAGGTCAGCGAGGCGCTCCAGCAGCTGCACGACGCCGGCTGCGAGCTCGTCACCATCACGCAGTACCTGCGCCCGTCGGTGCGCCACCACCCCGTGGAGCGCTGGGTCAAGCCGCAGGAGTTCGTGGAGCTGAAGGAGGAGGCCGAGCAGATCGGCTTCTCCGGTGTGATGTCCGGACCGCTCGTCCGGTCCTCCTACCGGGCGGGCCGGCTCTACCAGATGGCCGTCGAAAAGCGTGGCGCGTACGTCGCCTCGCAGGCCGTCTGA